A window from Centropristis striata isolate RG_2023a ecotype Rhode Island chromosome 2, C.striata_1.0, whole genome shotgun sequence encodes these proteins:
- the muc15 gene encoding mucin-15, whose amino-acid sequence MGVYLKITAGLILLVQVFHLASLQSSAAPPRWTIDKGWLRLNSAAETKAEEGTDESGNDLSSGIASGSMAVFSEEEENVAGPDKSAKETSDDLTAVTTTMTPTNVTTKEPELPDATISPTNETIDRTNSSQSNNKEAKEEVNNSTMTPQNSTTHLSAQNSTDFPEKTNHTDAQTPTLAPESNATQESTTKPDKDTGLTKATESTKTTTVTTTPKQEVNKTSTTSSSTTALPSETAETTTTAAYPITAEKANKTNKTGAAASGSSSERGLATDTKSKRNGAWGAVLGTAVAVALVGLVAYIIMKKHQKGFSHRKLVEEYPTDSVHRLENGDPLDLNFGVGGSAYYNPGLQGDSIQMNNFPGRR is encoded by the exons ATGGGAGTGTATTTAAAAATCACAGCAGGTCTTATTCTGCTCGTCCAAGTCTTTCACCTGGCATCGCTCCAAAGTTCAGCCGCCCCTCCGCGGTGGACAATTGATAAAGGCTGGCTCCGGCTAAATTCTGCCGCCGAGACGAAAGCTGAAGAGGGGACGGACGAGTCAGGTAATGATTTAAGCAGTGGGATAGCATCTGGCTCCATGGCAGTATTcagtgaggaagaggagaatgTGGCCGGCCCTGATAAGAGTGCAAAAGAAACATCTGATGATCTGACTGCTGTCACTACCACCATGACTCCCACAAATGTCACAACCAAGGAACCTGAATTGCCAGACGCAACCATTTCTCCAACTAATGAAACTATAGATCGCACAAACTCAAGCCAGAGCAACAACAAAGAAGCCAAAGAAGAAGTTAATAACTCAACGATGACTCCTCAAAACTCCACAACTCATCTGAGTGCACAAAACTCCACCGACTTTCCAGAGAAAACCAATCACACTGATGCACAGACCCCAACCTTGGCTCCGGAGAGCAACGCTACGCAAGAATCCACaacaaaacctgacaaagaTACGGGGTTAACTAAAGCTACAGAATCCACCAAAACTACAACTGTAACAACCACGCCCAAACAAGAGGTAAACAAGACATCAACCACGTCTTCATCTACAACGGCGCTCCCGTCTGAGACCGCAGAGACGACCACAACTGCCGCCTATCCGATCACAGCTGAGAAGGCCAACAAGACAAACAAGACAGGTGCAGCAGCCTCAGGGAGCAGCTCAGAGAGAG GTTTGGCAACGGATACAAAGAGTAAAAGAAACGGAGCGTGGGGAGCCGTGCTGGGGACGGCTGTGGCTGTGGCACTGGTTGGACTGGTGGCTTACATCATCATGAAGAAACACCAGAAGGGTTTCTCTCACAGGAAACTGGTGGAGGAGTATCCGACAGACTCAG TTCACAGATTAGAAAACGGCGACCCTTTGGATTTGAACTTTGGAGTTGGTGGTTCAGCCTATTACAACCCAGGACTCCAAGGGGACAGCATCCAGATGAATAACTTTCCAGGACGCCGctga